The DNA sequence CTTGCAAGTATTCCAGATATTATTGTGGTTTTGATTGTGATTACAGATAGCCCTTTTTTATGACAATTTCCCCCATTTTAGGTTCTACAAAACCATCAACAGAACCCTTGCTAAGTGCGTGGAGGTAGTATCTATTTTTACCACAATCAAATTCTTTATAATTTTTTTATTCTAAATAGTCCAAAAAAAGATGCATCTATTATGCAATGAATCTTGAAAAAGGAATAAGGTAGAAAAAAAAATTAATTTATTCCCATATTTTTATTGGTTTTTTCAATGGATTTGGTAGGATCATCTTCCATCTCTAACAAAGCACGTATGCAATCGATATTTTCTGGAACAACATCTGATTCCTGATGTATTGCTTGCATATAGAAAAGTTCACCATCTTTAATGTTTAAAGATTCCTTCCAAACAGCGATTTCATTTAAATCTCCTCTTGGTCGACCTAAATCTCGAGCAAACTCCATTATCTCGGCTGTAGAGTTTAATCCTTTATTTGCTTCAACTAATTTTACTCTAGGTGTGGTTTCTAGGGTTTCAATAACATCATCAAGTGAGGGTGGAGTTTCCAGTTCAACCATGAGGTTGTGTTGGTGCATGATGGTAGTAGGCACCAATAATGCCATGGTGACGATGTCCAAGTCGTACATTACAGTTTGCACATCTGGGCCATGATGAGATGGAACTGTTGGAGGGTTTGGAACTATTGCATTAATAGGGCCCGCTTTTATCTGTCCAGGATCTGATCCTCGCCGTACCATAACTGCACGAACCTTTTTTATCCCACAAAGGTCATCTATTGGTTGGAGGGTTCGGCACAATCCAGTAGTGTTGCAACTAACTACCCGAACGTAGTCAGCACCCAAGTTATCTTTGTAATTTGTAAATGAGTTAAAAGATTTTCCTATCTGTTCGTGTTTTTCTCCACCCTGAAAAATACCTTTAACTCCTTTTTCAGAGTATATTTCTTTATTTTTAGCACCTATACCTCCAGGGGTGCAGTCCACCATTACATCCAATTTATCGTAGAGATCATCAATGGTACCTGCTAATTTTATATCTGCTTCTTCAAAAAGCCCTTCCCTTTCAGGAGCGCTGATGTATAGGGGGAAT is a window from the Methanobacterium sp. genome containing:
- a CDS encoding phosphorylating glyceraldehyde-3-phosphate dehydrogenase, whose protein sequence is MKNVGINGYGTIGKRVADAVACQDDMQIVGVTKRTPDFEAKMAVEKGFPLYISAPEREGLFEEADIKLAGTIDDLYDKLDVMVDCTPGGIGAKNKEIYSEKGVKGIFQGGEKHEQIGKSFNSFTNYKDNLGADYVRVVSCNTTGLCRTLQPIDDLCGIKKVRAVMVRRGSDPGQIKAGPINAIVPNPPTVPSHHGPDVQTVMYDLDIVTMALLVPTTIMHQHNLMVELETPPSLDDVIETLETTPRVKLVEANKGLNSTAEIMEFARDLGRPRGDLNEIAVWKESLNIKDGELFYMQAIHQESDVVPENIDCIRALLEMEDDPTKSIEKTNKNMGIN